The following is a genomic window from Candidatus Riesia pediculischaeffi.
ATTCGCAGATCAGATCATGTACACAGGATTTCACTACGCCGCTCGATCCGGAGCATCCGTAGGAATAGATGATATGGAGATACCAAAAAAGAAAGCTGAAATCATATCAGAAGCAGAGAAGGAAGTGGCAGAAATTCAAGAGCAGTTCCAGTCTGGTCTAGTCACCGTTGGTGAACGATACAATAAGGTTATCGACATATGGTCGGTAGCGAATGAACGGGTAGCCACCGCAATGATGGAAAATCTATCTACAGAAACAGTGATCAACAAACACCTTGAAGAAGAACAACAGACCTCTTTCAACAGTATATTCATGATGGCAGACTCTGGTGCAAGAGGATCCGCAGCGCAAATACGGCAGCTCGCAGGTATGAGAGGATTGATGGCCAAACCAGATGGATCAATCATTGAAACGCCCATCACAGCGAACTTCAGGGAGGGACTGAACGTATTACAGTATTTTATATCAACGCATGGAGCTAGAAAAGGATTAGCTGATACGGCTCTAAAAACAGCAAATTCCGGATATTTGACGAGAAGGTTGGTGGATGTTGCACAAGATCTGGTGATCACTGAAAGAGATTGTAACACTGAAGAAGGAGTTGTGATCACTTCCATGATTGATGGTGGAGGGACAAAAGAATTCTTAAGAGATAAAATATTAGGTCGAGTAACAGCAGAAGATGTTCGATTATCTTCCGAGGATGAATCGATGTTCATACCAAGAAACACGTTATTGAATGAAAAACTGTGTGAACAGATAGAGATCTACTCGATAGATTCGATAAAAGTTCGATCTGTCATCTGTTGTGAGACGAATTTCGGAGTCTGTTCCTATTGTTATGGAAGAGATCTAGCAAGAGGAAAACTGATCGATATAGGAGAAGCTGTCGGGGTGATCGCAGCACAATCTATCGGAGAACCAGGAACTCAGCTAACTATGCGGACTTTTCACATAGGAGGAGCAGCTTCAAGAGTTGCTTCCGAATCCAACGTCAGAGTTCGTAACTCCGGTACGATATCCTTAGAAAACACGAAGTTCATCCGAGATCGCGTCGATTGTCTCGTAGTGATATCTCGTCATTCAGAACTGAGGGTGATGGATAGTTTTGGAAAGATTATAGAGAATCATAAATTACCGTACGGTGCACATCTTAACAAGGATGAAGGACAGGAAGTAAAAAAGGGAGAAATTGTCGCCACCTGGGATCCTCATGCTATTCCGATAATTTCAGAAGTTTCTGGGATCGTATGTTTTCAAGATATGATAGAAGGACAATCTGTCGTACGTCAGACAGACGAATTAACAGGAATTTCCTCAACGATCGTACTGGAAACTTCTGAACGATCTTCTTCAGCGAAGGATCTAAGACCGACATTGAAGATCATGGATGAAAAACGTCAGAACGTCGTTCATTCTTCAGGTGTTCCTGCACAATATTTCTTACCAGGAAGATCAATAGTACAACTTGGTGATGGATCTTCGGTAAGTGCTGGGATGATATTGGCAAAAATTCCACAAGAATCTACTGTGACGAAGGATATCACCGGTGGTCTACCGAGGGTGGCTGATTTATTCGAAGCTAGACAACCTAAAGAACCTGCCATACTTGCCGAAATGAGCGGACGTATCTCCTTCGGAAGAGAAACAAAGGGTAAACGTAGATTGATCATAACATCATCCGACGGACAAGAAACTCATGAAGAGATGATTCCTAAATGGAGACAGTTGAACGTCTTCGAGGGAGATGTCGTATCTATAGGAGAAATAATCTCGGATGGACCAGAATCTCCTCACGATATTCTACGACTCAGAGGAGCTCATGAAGTTTCCAGATATATCACACAAGAAGTACAAGAAGTATACCGTCTGCAAGGAGTGAAGATCAACGATAAACATATCGAAGTCATAGTCCGACAAATGCTCAGAAAAGTTACCGTCATTCATTCTGGAGATTCAGATTTTTTAGAAGGGGAACAGATAGAATACACCAAGATACAGGAGAAGAATAAACAACTATCTTCGTCCGGAAAAGCTCCGATCGTTTATCGAAGAGATCTTCTAGGAATTACGAAAGCTTCTTTGACAACAGAATCTTTCGTATCCGCCGCTTCTTTTCAAGAAACTACCAGAGTCCTGACAGAAGCAGCAATCTCTGGAAGGAGAGATGATCTAAGAGGGTTAAAAGAGAACGTGATAGTCGGAAGGTTGATACCAGCGGGTACAGGATACCCATATCATAACAGAAAAAAGAAGGAGCATAAGTCCAGTTTAGATTCTTTCAAAGATTAACCGATCAGATTTCGAAAACTCTGAAAGATCCTTCGTTCATATCACCATTTTGATCAATCGATCCATCTTTGTCCTATGTATTCGATCTATTCTTCTTTGAACTTTTTCGGGATAACTGCAGATATTTTCAATCTGTTCGTAATGTAAGATAGACCTTGTATGTAGCTGTATGAATCGCATCTCCTTTTCGATCTGGTTCGAGTTTCTTTCCATCGGATCGTGGATCAAGATAGCGTTTTCCAGATCGAAATACCACGATCTACGGTTAAAATTGTTTCCTGTGATCAACTGCCAGTTCGAATCAATCCATATACCCTTGAGATGATAGCTGTGATTATCATATTTCCAATGTCGTATGATCAACTGTCGGTTGTTGACAAATCTCTGTAGGATATTTACGAAATCTCTCAAATTAATCTCGTAGAGATAAGGTAGGATGTTAATCCATCTGAAAGATCTTTTTTTTGGATCAACGTAAAAATCATTTGTCGTTTTATCTCCCACAATAATTTCTATCCTCTTTCCAAAAGTTAACAATTCTCGGATCATTTTGATCATTTCTACGGGAAGGTTAAAATATGGAGTACAAATCGTCATATATCTTTTTGTACTACCCATCAGGTTCAATATAGTTCGATTCAAATAGTTTCTCCGTCCCATCCCGATGATTGGACATACAGAGAGTTCTTCGTTGGAAGCGATATTCTTAAACTGATAATGACACTTTTTTAATCTTTTTCGAAACTGATTGGTATACCTTTTTCTAAACTTAATAAATTTATGATCGATATCATATCTTTGAACAGCTGGAGATCTTAAGATCTCTTTATCAATGAAATTCTTCATTATTTTAGCGAGATCTGCATTATGAAACATATGATATCGATCGTATCGATGTCTTTTCTCCTTATGAAAATATAAATTGCTAATACTCGCTCCGCTGTAAATAACGCTATCATCAATGATTATCCCTTTCAGATGAAAGGTACCGAATATCTCTATCATACCAACTGGTATACCGAATATACGTATCTCATGATTAGAGAAATTAAGAGAAAGTAAACGATACCAGTCCTTATTAGTCATCAACTGATTATTTGATTCTCCTATCCTATTTCTTTTAGCACGGTACCAATCTACCATGATCTTGATATCCAAATCTGGTTCTCTTTTTTTAGAAAGAGAAAGAGCTTCGAAAACTTCTTTACCTGAGTCATCTTTTTCAAAATAAAGAACTGGAATATAAATATGTTTTTTCGCAACCTTTATTTTTTCGAGGATGATCTTCCTAAAACTTCTTGCTCGATACAAAGTTATCATATCAGATGGTATTTGAGGTAACTTCTTTAAGTTTGTTAAAGATTTATGATAATTCAAATTATTTTTAATAGAAGTTAACATACAAAAATCTAAAAATTAACTATCATTTAATTTATTAGATCAAAAAAAAAATATGATCTTCTGTATATCCCAAGGCTTAATCAACCAGTCAAAAACATTAAAGATCTCTATATAAACTTGATCAAAGATCAATCTTTTATCTCTTACATAAACGTTCAAAAAGATAAAGACTATAAAGAAATTCGGTAATACCTATTAATTATTTTTATGAAAGAAATTTTATATTCTTTCGAGACAGAAACTTTATAAATCGAATATATTTGAAATATTTCTCAACTTCTAAAGGTTATCGAAAAACAATCTTTCAAATCAAACCATGTCGAACATCTTTTATAAGGCCTTCAATGAAATTCTGATCGAAATCAGAAAGATATACATGATTTAACGAGTTGAAAAATATGTAAGAGAGTTCTTACCGTTAAATTTCGGGTACAGAGAACAACAGAAACGATTCTATATTCAAAAAAAAAAGAACAATCCTACCAAAATATTCTATATATAATTTGTAAAAATCTTAACAACGAAACCTTTAACAGATTATTCTTTCGATAATTCGTACAATAAACTCAAGGAAATAAGCATCAAACTAAACTATTTTTCCATTTCCAGAAAATCACCCAACGGTTTTCCTCCCAATAAATGCATATGAAGATAACTTACTTCTTGACCTGAATTTCTATTACAATTCATGACCAATCGATATCCTGAATCATGTATTTTTTTTTCTCTTGCTATCTTAGAGCATATCAGAACCATATGACCTAACAATCTCTCATGATTCTCCGTTATATCATTTAGATTTACGATGTATATATTGGGTACGACCAAGATATGGATCGGACATTTCGGTTTGATATCCTCGAAAGCAGTTACTAGATGATCTTGGTACACTATCTTAGAACTTACTTCCTTGCATATTATTTTATGAAATATTGTTCTTTCCATCATATTTGTCCATTTTATAGATTTATTTGATGAAACGGTATATCTTTAAATAACCTAAAAAAATTTTCAGTAGTTTTCGTCGTAAAAACAGATATATCAATGTTTTTAATCGAAGAAACACAATCCGCGATATGTATTAAATTAGACGGTTTATTCATCCTTCCTCTCAATGGAACAGGAGAGAGATATGGAGAATCTGTTTCTATCATTAATCTATCCATTGGAACAAATTTTGCAGAACTTTTCACCTCATGAGAATTTTGAAAAGTCACCACCCCAGAAAAAGAGATGTACATACCTAAATCTAGAAAAATTTTTGCTTGATATTTATTTCCAGTGAAACAATGAATGATTGCTCCACATTCTTCCAATCCTTCTTCTCTTACTATCTTATAAACATCTTCGAAAGAATTTCTCATATGTATTATGATAGGTTTCTTTAATTTCTTAGCTACTTTGATATGCTTCAAAAAAGAAAACCTTTGAAAATCCATATCTTCAGAAGAACAATTTCTTTGATAATCTAATCCAGTTTCACCGATTGCAACGATATCCTTACTGTTAGAAGCTTTCAACAAAACATCAAAATTTATATTTTTATCTATCATAAGCGGATGAACACCGCACGAAAAATAGATATACTTCCGAAGATCTGAACGAATCTTAAAGTTTTTGAAATCATCCAGCTTTACCGAAACGGACAACATACATCTAACGTTGTTCTTTATCGAATCTGATACGACATCGTTAACATTATACGGAAGATTATTACCGCTCGGATAATATTGTAAATGACAATGCGAATCTGACAGAAACATAAAGTACCCTGCTTTATATGAAACAACTTCTCAAATTACAAGTTTGTATGATGATTTGTAGATCTAAATTTGTAAAAGAAACTACATTCAAATTCCTTACAAATTTTTCTAAACTTTCAACCATTGACAACAAAGTTCTTGTAGAGACAACCTTGTTGATGTACCTAATTAAATCTAATTTATCCTGATTGATACAATTAAAAACAGCATTCTTTCTATATTTTATGGAATCTAAAAGTAAAATCATTAACAATGATATCTTTTCAAAGACATCTTCCTTTCTGAGCTCCCTTAAGAATCCAACAAGATCGTTTCCATGAATTATATTCTTTGTAAACTTAAAATAAAATGATTCCCTACTGTCCCAATTTTTTTTCTTTAAGAGATTTAAAGCTTTCAAAGGAGAACCAGAATGTGATCTGGTGGCTATTCTTACGTTAATTTCTGGAAAACTGTGATTCTCATTTATCCACTTCATAACCGTTTCATCACTGGGTTCTTTCAAAGAGAAATGAAGACATTTGCTATTTAAAGAAGATAAATATGGGAGGATTTGATGACATTCTAAAAAAAAATAGGTATTTTTCTCCGAAAAATCTTCCAAAATTTTTATCAGACAATACCTCGCTTCCTTCGTCAATAATCGAATCTCCTTTATCCAAACTACTCTCTTAGAATTATAGATAGTATAATTCTGAACAATTTCACCGATCTTTCGGATATCTTCAACCTTTATAGAGTTCTCTTTTTTTAAGACATCTATCTTATAAAAATCTGGATGTATATCAGATGAAACCATTTTGCAGTTCTCACACTGATTACAAGTTGCGATATCACGACGCTTCTCACACATAATCCAACGAACCAATGCACGCACGAGAAGCTCACTTCCAACGCCAAGGTTAGAATACAACAGTATGGAAAGACATCTTTTCTTCTTCATAAGAAGCGCAACCAATCTTCTATAATCTTGATCCAACCAAGGATACCAAATCATCAAGCTTCACTCCGAAAGTGATTTCTTACAAACTTGTGCAATTTAATACGTAAATCATCTTTAACAACGTTCAAACTACGATTAGCATCAACTATCATATAATTCTTTAACTTCTTTATTGAATCTAAATATCGATGACGAACACCATGAAAGAAGTCCAGCGACCTTCTTTCAATCCTATCTGATCTCGAATACGTTCTATTACGAACCCTAGATATCCCTACCTCTGGAAAAACATCGAGATAAATGGTAAAATCTGGTCCAATCCGTCCGACCGATATTCTATGTATCTCATCGATATCTTCATCTACTACTCCACTCTTTCCTCCTTGATAAGCATATGATGAAAGAAAACACCTATCTCCAATAACCCACTTTCCACACCTCAGATATGGTGATATCACATTTTTTAGCAGTTGTAT
Proteins encoded in this region:
- a CDS encoding DNA polymerase III subunit delta' C-terminal domain-containing protein, giving the protein MIWYPWLDQDYRRLVALLMKKKRCLSILLYSNLGVGSELLVRALVRWIMCEKRRDIATCNQCENCKMVSSDIHPDFYKIDVLKKENSIKVEDIRKIGEIVQNYTIYNSKRVVWIKEIRLLTKEARYCLIKILEDFSEKNTYFFLECHQILPYLSSLNSKCLHFSLKEPSDETVMKWINENHSFPEINVRIATRSHSGSPLKALNLLKKKNWDSRESFYFKFTKNIIHGNDLVGFLRELRKEDVFEKISLLMILLLDSIKYRKNAVFNCINQDKLDLIRYINKVVSTRTLLSMVESLEKFVRNLNVVSFTNLDLQIIIQTCNLRSCFI
- a CDS encoding TatD family hydrolase, which codes for MFLSDSHCHLQYYPSGNNLPYNVNDVVSDSIKNNVRCMLSVSVKLDDFKNFKIRSDLRKYIYFSCGVHPLMIDKNINFDVLLKASNSKDIVAIGETGLDYQRNCSSEDMDFQRFSFLKHIKVAKKLKKPIIIHMRNSFEDVYKIVREEGLEECGAIIHCFTGNKYQAKIFLDLGMYISFSGVVTFQNSHEVKSSAKFVPMDRLMIETDSPYLSPVPLRGRMNKPSNLIHIADCVSSIKNIDISVFTTKTTENFFRLFKDIPFHQINL
- the pssA gene encoding CDP-diacylglycerol--serine O-phosphatidyltransferase gives rise to the protein MLTSIKNNLNYHKSLTNLKKLPQIPSDMITLYRARSFRKIILEKIKVAKKHIYIPVLYFEKDDSGKEVFEALSLSKKREPDLDIKIMVDWYRAKRNRIGESNNQLMTNKDWYRLLSLNFSNHEIRIFGIPVGMIEIFGTFHLKGIIIDDSVIYSGASISNLYFHKEKRHRYDRYHMFHNADLAKIMKNFIDKEILRSPAVQRYDIDHKFIKFRKRYTNQFRKRLKKCHYQFKNIASNEELSVCPIIGMGRRNYLNRTILNLMGSTKRYMTICTPYFNLPVEMIKMIRELLTFGKRIEIIVGDKTTNDFYVDPKKRSFRWINILPYLYEINLRDFVNILQRFVNNRQLIIRHWKYDNHSYHLKGIWIDSNWQLITGNNFNRRSWYFDLENAILIHDPMERNSNQIEKEMRFIQLHTRSILHYEQIENICSYPEKVQRRIDRIHRTKMDRLIKMVI
- the tmk gene encoding dTMP kinase; its protein translation is MDNGHNFGRYIAVEGLEGSGKTTMVEVIKEILIQEGISNVSTVREPGGTPISEEIRNLMKRRHIEKISIKTELFMFYAARIQLLKNVISPYLRCGKWVIGDRCFLSSYAYQGGKSGVVDEDIDEIHRISVGRIGPDFTIYLDVFPEVGISRVRNRTYSRSDRIERRSLDFFHGVRHRYLDSIKKLKNYMIVDANRSLNVVKDDLRIKLHKFVRNHFRSEA
- a CDS encoding HIT domain-containing protein, translated to MMERTIFHKIICKEVSSKIVYQDHLVTAFEDIKPKCPIHILVVPNIYIVNLNDITENHERLLGHMVLICSKIAREKKIHDSGYRLVMNCNRNSGQEVSYLHMHLLGGKPLGDFLEMEK